In Streptomyces sp. NBC_01707, a genomic segment contains:
- a CDS encoding rhodanese-like domain-containing protein, whose amino-acid sequence MNFAPLPSVDVAAVPSDGLVLDVRENDEWAAGHVEGALHIPMSDFVGRFGELTEAAEDGRRVHVMCRVGGRSAQVTQYLVQQGIDAVNIDGGMLAWDGAGRPMVTDNGTPAFVL is encoded by the coding sequence ATGAATTTCGCTCCGCTGCCCTCGGTGGATGTCGCGGCGGTGCCGTCGGACGGCCTGGTGCTGGACGTCCGGGAGAACGACGAATGGGCCGCCGGGCATGTCGAAGGTGCCCTGCACATTCCGATGAGTGACTTCGTCGGCCGTTTCGGTGAGCTGACCGAGGCGGCCGAGGACGGTCGGCGCGTTCATGTGATGTGCCGGGTCGGTGGCCGGTCCGCCCAGGTCACCCAGTACCTGGTGCAGCAGGGCATCGACGCCGTGAACATCGATGGCGGGATGCTCGCCTGGGACGGTGCCGGACGTCCGATGGTCACCGACAACGGCACCCCGGCCTTCGTTCTCTGA
- a CDS encoding DUF2252 domain-containing protein gives MDQFEATVPVQRAVTDGPRIPVVPGFARRAAVVEQSAPQSPRAAGKALRDRVPRASHDSLVLPSGRPDAVQAVEESNRGRVPGLAPIRVGRMAATPFAFLRGSAGLMAHDLMGTPVTGVGAQLCGDAHAANFGLYGDARGSLVIDLNDFDETVFGPWEWDLKRLATSLVLAGREAGADEDTCRQGAYDTVGAYRRTMRLLARLPALDAWNAIADEELVSHTDARDLLGTLERVSQKARNNTSARFAAKSTEESEGGGRRFVDAPPVLRRVPDAEAAAVAAGLGDYVSTISQDRVPLLARYAIHDVAFRVVGTGSVGTRSYVVLLLDHRGEPLVLQVKEARPSALAPYLPAVGFDVPEAAHEGRRVVLGQKRMQVVSDILLGWATVDGRQFQVRQFRNRKGSVDPVALTADQVDDYGRMTGALLARAHAHSADPRLIAGYCGKNDELDEAMADFAVTYADRTEADHAELVRAVGSGRIAAELGV, from the coding sequence ATGGATCAGTTCGAGGCGACGGTGCCGGTGCAGCGGGCTGTGACGGATGGTCCGCGCATTCCGGTCGTGCCCGGGTTCGCGCGGCGCGCGGCCGTGGTGGAGCAGAGTGCGCCGCAGTCGCCCCGAGCGGCGGGCAAGGCGTTGCGTGACCGGGTGCCCAGGGCCTCGCACGACTCCCTTGTCCTTCCTTCCGGTCGGCCCGACGCGGTCCAGGCGGTCGAGGAGTCGAACCGGGGCCGCGTCCCCGGCCTCGCGCCGATCCGGGTGGGGCGGATGGCTGCCACGCCGTTCGCGTTCTTGCGGGGTTCGGCCGGGCTGATGGCCCATGACCTGATGGGCACACCCGTGACGGGGGTGGGTGCTCAGCTCTGCGGCGATGCGCATGCGGCCAACTTCGGGCTGTACGGCGATGCGCGGGGCAGCCTGGTCATCGATCTGAACGACTTCGACGAGACCGTGTTCGGCCCGTGGGAGTGGGACCTGAAGCGGCTCGCCACGTCACTGGTGCTCGCGGGGCGCGAGGCCGGGGCGGACGAGGACACCTGCCGCCAGGGCGCGTACGACACGGTGGGCGCGTACCGGCGGACGATGCGGCTGCTGGCCAGGCTTCCCGCCCTCGATGCCTGGAATGCCATCGCCGATGAGGAGCTCGTCTCGCACACGGACGCGCGGGATCTGCTCGGCACACTGGAGCGGGTCTCGCAGAAGGCCCGCAACAACACCAGCGCTCGCTTCGCCGCGAAGTCCACGGAGGAGTCCGAGGGCGGCGGACGCCGCTTCGTCGACGCACCGCCGGTGCTGCGGCGGGTGCCGGATGCGGAGGCCGCCGCGGTGGCGGCGGGGCTCGGCGACTATGTGAGCACGATCTCGCAGGACCGGGTGCCGCTGCTCGCCCGGTACGCGATCCACGATGTGGCGTTCCGGGTGGTCGGCACGGGGAGCGTCGGCACCCGGTCGTACGTCGTGCTGTTGCTCGACCACCGGGGCGAGCCGCTGGTGCTGCAGGTGAAGGAGGCGCGGCCGTCCGCGCTGGCGCCCTATCTGCCGGCCGTCGGGTTCGACGTGCCGGAGGCGGCGCACGAGGGACGGCGGGTGGTCCTCGGGCAGAAGCGGATGCAGGTCGTCAGCGACATTCTGCTGGGGTGGGCGACCGTGGACGGCCGGCAGTTCCAGGTGCGGCAGTTCCGGAACCGCAAGGGCAGTGTGGACCCGGTGGCCCTGACGGCCGACCAGGTCGACGACTACGGGCGGATGACGGGTGCGCTGCTGGCGCGGGCCCATGCGCACAGCGCCGACCCGCGGCTGATCGCGGGGTACTGCGGGAAGAACGACGAGTTGGACGAGGCGATGGCGGACTTCGCGGTGACGTACGCGGACCGTACGGAAGCCGACCATGCGGAGTTGGTGCGGGCCGTCGGTTCGGGCCGAATAGCGGCCGAGCTCGGGGTGTGA
- a CDS encoding MarR family winged helix-turn-helix transcriptional regulator: protein MTGTPREREESLDVIQRELTAFARRARAAAARLHPELPLVSYTLLAHIDDQHGCRATDLAAHYMLDKSTVSRQIGTLEKLGLVERRQDPADHRIQVLHPTEAGTRALASTQASRRAAYQERLAEWTADDLARFAEYLLRYNSSGGTATRDAPRQS, encoded by the coding sequence GTGACAGGCACCCCCCGGGAACGCGAAGAGTCACTGGATGTCATCCAGCGGGAACTGACCGCGTTCGCACGCCGAGCGCGCGCCGCCGCAGCCCGTCTCCATCCCGAGCTGCCCCTGGTCTCGTACACACTGCTGGCACACATCGACGACCAGCACGGCTGCCGTGCCACCGACCTGGCGGCGCACTACATGCTGGACAAGTCGACGGTCAGCCGACAGATCGGCACCCTGGAGAAGCTCGGCCTGGTGGAGCGCCGCCAGGACCCGGCGGACCACCGCATCCAGGTGCTGCATCCCACCGAAGCCGGGACCCGGGCCCTTGCCTCGACGCAGGCCAGCCGTCGCGCGGCCTATCAGGAACGCCTCGCGGAGTGGACGGCGGACGACCTGGCCCGGTTCGCGGAGTATCTGCTGCGCTACAACTCGTCGGGCGGGACGGCCACCCGGGACGCACCCCGGCAGTCATAG
- a CDS encoding helix-turn-helix domain-containing protein, translated as MAEHSEQACRRVDVGITRVFELFGKRWTGPIVSVLMQHPVHFADLRRAIPGISERMLSDRLSELGAAGLVVREVDEGPPLRVSYRLTQAGAAMEPALKELALWSKTYLADDGGC; from the coding sequence ATGGCGGAGCACAGCGAACAGGCGTGTCGGCGGGTCGACGTGGGCATCACGCGCGTTTTCGAGCTGTTCGGGAAGCGCTGGACGGGCCCGATCGTGTCCGTGCTCATGCAGCATCCGGTGCACTTCGCCGATCTGCGACGGGCGATTCCGGGCATCAGTGAGCGCATGCTCTCGGACCGGCTGTCCGAGCTCGGTGCTGCCGGGCTGGTGGTCCGCGAGGTCGACGAGGGGCCGCCGCTGCGGGTCTCGTACCGCCTCACGCAGGCGGGCGCCGCGATGGAGCCCGCGCTCAAGGAGCTGGCGCTCTGGTCGAAGACGTACCTCGCGGACGACGGCGGCTGCTAG